In the Populus trichocarpa isolate Nisqually-1 chromosome 1, P.trichocarpa_v4.1, whole genome shotgun sequence genome, one interval contains:
- the LOC18094719 gene encoding trimethyltridecatetraene synthase, whose amino-acid sequence METWVSYAFAWLATVSLILLASRLRRRKLKLPPGPKPWPIIGNLNLIGELPHRSLHALSQKYGPIMQVQFGSFPVVVGSSVEMAKTILKTHDVIFSGRPKTAAGKYTTYNYSDITWSPYGPYWRQARKMCLMELFSAKRLESYEYIRVEELKALLKTLHKSSGRPINLKDHLTDVSLNVISRMVLGKKYTVKSSENEKEIVTPEEFKEMLDELFLLNGVLDIGDSIPWIAFLDLQGYIKRMKVLSKKFDKFMEHVLDEHESRRKTEDENWEPKDMVDVLLQLASDPNLEVKLERHGVKAFSQDLIAGGTESSAVTVEWAISEILRKPEVFEKASEELDRVIGRERWVEEKDMVNLPYIYAIAKEVMRLHPVAPMLVPREAREDINVNGYDIKKGSRVLVNVWTIGRDPKVWDKPDEFCPERFIGNSIDVRGHDYELLPFGAGRRMCPGYPLGLKVIQATLSNLLHGFKWRLPDGVRKEELSMEEIFGLSTPKKYPLVAVAEPRLPAHVYPK is encoded by the exons ATGGAGACTTGGGTGTCCTATGCCTTTGCATGGCTCGCCACTGTATCCCTTATCCTGCTAGCCAGCCGTCTCCGCCGCCGCAAACTCAAACTTCCACCTGGCCCAAAACCCTGGCCAATAATTGGAAACCTCAATCTCATAGGCGAACTCCCACACCGTTCCCTCCATGCCCTCTCCCAAAAATATGGCCCCATTATGCAAGTCCAGTTTGGATCATTCCCAGTTGTTGTTGGCTCTTCCGTTGAAATGGCAAAAACCATCCTCAAAACCCATGATGTTATCTTCTCTGGCCGCCCCAAAACAGCTGCAGGCAAATACACCACCTATAATTACTCAGATATTACATGGTCTCCGTATGGACCTTATTGGCGTCAAGCGCGTAAAATGTGCTTAATGGAACTTTTTAGTGCTAAGCGCCTTGAGTCATACGAGTACATTCGTGTAGAGGAGTTGAAAGCACTCCTTAAAACTCTTCACAAATCAAGTGGCAGGCCTATTAATCTAAAAGATCACCTTACAGATGTGAGTCTTAATGTAATTAGCCGCATGGTGTTAGGAAAAAAGTACACTGTTAAGAGTTCTGAAAATGAGAAGGAGATAGTGACACCAGAGGAGTTCAAGGAAATGCTTGATGAGTTGTTCTTGCTTAATGGGGTGTTGGATATCGGGGACTCAATCCCTTGGATTGCTTTCTTGGATTTGCAAGGGTACATTAAGAGAATGAAGGTTTTGTCCAAGAAGTTTGACAAGTTTATGGAGCATGTGTTGGATGAGCACGAAAGTAGGAGAAAGACAGAAGACGAGAATTGGGAGCCCAAGGATATGGTCGACGTCCTTTTGCAGCTTGCTTCTGATCCTAATCTTGAGGTCAAGCTTGAAAGACATGGTGTCAAGGCATTTTCACAG GACTTGATTGCTGGTGGAACTGAGAGCTCTGCAGTGACCGTGGAATGGGCAATCTCAGAAATCTTGAGAAAGCCAGAGGTTTTTGAGAAAGCATCCGAAGAGCTAGATAGGGTAATTGGAAGAGAAAGATGGGTGGAAGAGAAAGACATGGTTAATTTGCCATATATATATGCCATTGCCAAGGAGGTTATGCGTTTGCACCCTGTGGCACCAATGTTAGTCCCTAGAGAAGCACGAGAGGATATCAACGTTAATGGTTACGACATTAAAAAAGGCTCTCGTGTCCTTGTTAATGTATGGACCATAGGAAGAGATCCCAAGGTCTGGGACAAGCCTGATGAATTTTGCCCTGAGAGATTCATTGGTAATTCTATTGATGTTAGAGGTCACGATTATGAGCTACTGCCATTTGGAGCTGGAAGGAGGATGTGTCCTGGATATCCTTTAGGACTAAAGGTGATTCAAGCAACTTTGTCAAATCTTCTTCATGGATTTAAATGGAGATTACCTGATGGCGTGAGGAAGGAGGAGTTGAGCATGGAGGAAATCTTTGGGCTCTCCACACCGAAGAAATACCCCCTTGTTGCTGTCGCCGAGCCTCGTCTTCCAGCTCATGTTTACCCCAAGTAA